Proteins co-encoded in one Streptococcus parauberis NCFD 2020 genomic window:
- a CDS encoding ArpU family phage packaging/lysis transcriptional regulator: MKDNKGTKKLKEFKRWQRISGNQPINYNDNYLLELNDYSKPPYTRRERLLINRECALEELNAITDGINSIKDIRLRQILILNYIATDKLKDYDIYIIMGKSESWYYPKKKQAIKEFEKTYRGACLMDI; encoded by the coding sequence ATGAAAGATAATAAAGGAACAAAGAAGCTAAAAGAGTTTAAACGTTGGCAACGTATTTCAGGCAATCAGCCAATTAACTATAATGATAATTATTTGCTTGAATTGAACGACTATTCTAAACCACCATACACGCGCAGAGAACGCCTTTTGATTAATCGTGAATGCGCCCTTGAAGAACTTAACGCAATAACGGACGGAATTAACTCAATCAAAGATATTAGATTAAGACAGATATTAATATTAAACTATATAGCAACTGACAAACTAAAAGATTATGATATCTATATAATTATGGGAAAATCAGAATCGTGGTATTATCCAAAGAAGAAACAAGCGATAAAAGAATTTGAAAAAACATATAGAGGCGCGTGCTTAATGGATATATAA